Genomic window (Rosa chinensis cultivar Old Blush chromosome 6, RchiOBHm-V2, whole genome shotgun sequence):
CTACTTCTCACATCTGTCCTAATGGGTAGATGATCATCATCACCTGTTACATGTTCTAGATCTTGCCTTGAACATGGATCATCAATTGGTGTTGAAGACATATCAAAAAAGTCCCTAGGCCTGGTCTTGATGGCAACGTGCCATTCAACATCAGTTGGATCCTTCACAAACATAGCTTGAATGGCATACGATGCAAATACGTACGGATCCTCAGGTCTCATACACTTGTTGAAGTTAACTAGAGTAAAACCATATTCATCCTTCTTCACTTCTCCACCGCGTGAATTTACTTCCGGCCAATCACATTTAAATAACACAATGTTTCTGTCACCGCGATATTGCAGTTCAATTATATCAACAAGGGCGCTGTAGAGACCAACCATCCCTTCCCGATGGTTGCAATCGTTTGCAGTTGCATAGCTAGACATTTCTGCTTGGAGCCACACCCCCCAATTTTGACGCTTATCATCTTCCAATCCATTCCTCACTTTAAATCTAAATCCATTGCTTACATAGCTTTTGTATCTAGTACACCATTTGCTGGGGCCATTAGCCAAAGCCAACAAATCTTCAGTCACCTGTGGATCACCCTCGTTGTGCATTCCATTAACCTATACATACAAGGACAGTTCACTACATAACCTCATTCCATGACAAAACTGTTTACAATATTCTATAGTATAAAATTGTGGCTCAATTACTTACAAGTTTGTCAAACCAATTGGGAAATGACTTCTTAGCTCTTTTTTCAGATTGCAGCAAGGTGACACGACGGCCTCGATTGGCCTGGGCTTCCCTTACATGCCTTCTGCTCATGTGTCAAAagtgttaagacatgaattaaACATCCTTTGTATTCTATTAATAATTATTCATTGTAATAATACAATACTGAATTTTTCCCATGCCTTTCATAAGGCTTAGCCTCTGGACAATTAGCCAAAACACAAGACCTAGCACTCTCCCAGTCATCATCATTGAGTTGAAACTCTTCCGCAGCTCCAAGTGCACGTCTACCACCTTGAAATATGGACAGTCCACCTTCTACATTCCGACCGATTCCATCCTCATTACGACTAGGTCTATTTCTTCGTGTCAATATGTCTTCTAAGTACATTGCACAGAAGGACATAGACTCATCAGATAGGTACCCTTAGGCAATGCTCCCTTTAGGTCGATTCCGATTCCGAACATAGTTCTGCAGTGTATATATGTACCTAACCACAAATTATCCTTTGTTTATGAACTGTTTATATACTGCAATCTAGCTTCTTATATCATGTATTTATTATCTGAAGACCGTTAGGTAGATAAGACTACAAGACCACAACATGTATATCATGCATAAGATATGCaaatcaaaagcaaacaaaaccTGTGCTGTTTTCAGAAAATCATGCAGCACACTTGTAACTTTAAAAAATTGTAActatttctataaaaaaaatcgTTTTCAGGATATCCCAGCTCTGGAATACTGTTTGACTAGTTATCTACAATTTAAAACAACGTCAAATTCTGTACAGAAGGGGAGGAGTTTCAAAGACATAGGTAGCTATGAGATGTCGGGTCTAACCTCTCAATTGGGTACATCCATCTGAAGAAGATCGGACCAGCAAGTGCAGCTTCCTCTACCAAATGTATTGGCAAGTGAACCATTACATCAAAAAATGATGGGGGCATCATCTTCTCCATTTGACAAAGCACCATAGCTATCCTTCTCTTCAGATCAAGAAAATGCTCAACTGAACCATTTTTGCTGCAAAGATGTCGGAAAAAGCACTTAACTCCATCAACACCTTAGCAGCAGCAGAAGGAAGTGACCTTCGAAGCATCAAGGGGAGGAGTTGCTGCATGATTACATGACAGTCATGACTTTTTAATCCATGAATAGTCCGCTCCTTTACATTCACATGTCGGGCTATATTTGATGAATAATTGTCAGGTACTCTTATAGATGCTAGTATCATGCAGAATAGCTCTTTCTCCCAACTCATCATGGTGTATTCAGCCAAAGGCAATTCAGTTTTATTTCCCTCTGTGACCGGCCACAAATCAGGCTTTATCCCTATCAATTGCATGTCCAATCGTGCCTTAATTGTATCCTTGTTTTTGGTTGAAGCTTCCAACAAGGTTCCTAATAAGCTCTCACACACATTTTTCTCGACGTGCATTACGTTGATATTGTGCCGAATTAGTAGATGTTCCCAGTATGGCAACTCGAAAAAAATGCTCCTCTTTTTCCATGGCCCTTCAGTGGAGACTGGTTGAGCATGTCTCTTTTGCCCAACCTTGGGTGGTGGGGGCTTACCAAACTTAAACCTGAGTTTAGATAAGCGTCGAAGACAAAAGGATCCTGTCATTGGAGTGGGAGCACGATCTGTTTCTGCagacaaattaaatgattttcgaTAGCGACGGAATATGTGTAGAAGTGGTAGGAAACGTCGGTGTGCCATGTAGACATGCTTTTTGCCATGGGGTAGCCATGTTGATCTTGTGTTGTAGTTGCAGTTAGGACATGCTAACTTGCCCTTGGTACTCCAACCGGACAAATTTGCATATGCCGGAAAGTCATTTATTGTCCACATCACTGCAGCCCGCATGTTGAATGTTTCTTTCTTGAATGCATCATAGGTGGGGATACCATTCTCCCACAAAATCTTAAGCTCATCAATTAAAGGTTCCAGGTGCACATCAATGTCATTACCAGGAGAACGGGGCCCTGGGATCAAGAGAGCCATCATCATATAAGGTTGCTTCATGCACTTCCAGGAGGCAAATTATAAACTGTCAGAATGACTGGCCATGTACTGTGTGAGGAACTCATATCACCAAATGGATTGAATCCATCGCTAGCCAAACCAAGCCTCACATTACGCCCTTCACTACCAAAGTCTGGAAATTTCGTATCCAAATGCTTCCAGGCTTGTGAATCAGCAGGGTGCCTTAAATTACCATCAGAAGAGCGCTTATCGGAATGCCATGCCATGTCTTCAGCAGTATACTAGGACATATACAAACGCTGCAACCGAGGAGTTATCAGAAAATAGCTCAATACCTTCTGAGCTACCCTTTTCTTCTTACTGTTGCTGTTGTTTCCAATCTCCTCTGTATATCGGCTTGTCCCACAAGTAAGACATGCATCTAATGAACTGTTTTGTTTCCAATACAGCATGCAGTCATTACGACATGCATCGATCTTCTCATACTTCAGCTCAAATGCTTTGACTATCCTTTTTGTCCTATAGAAGTTGCTAGGCAATGTCTCCCCTGCCGGGAGAATTTTTTTAATCAACTTCAGCCACGCAGATACAGATACATCTGGCCATATAAGCACTTGTTCTGGAATACTTTGATAAGAAATTCCAGCTTTTTCATTGCTATGCAACCTGGATATAAGTCCTGATTGGCTTCTTCCAGCAATAGTCGAAAGCGATGAACATCATCTGGCATAGGTTGGAGTGGACCATGGTTCTCATTCTCAGAAGTGGGAGCATTGTTCTCATTCTCACATGGACCTTCCTGTCCATCTATGCTTGGGAAAAGATCATGTATCATGTCAGCCATGCCAGAATTAGTATCTTCTCCATAGGTCGAACACACAGGCTGTTCAACACCGAATGCTTCACCATGCCACACCCAAGGACCATCTATGTAAGAATGGTCAATATCTTCAACCACCAAGTGGCCATAAACAGAATCCCCGTCATGCCACTCCCCATTTACACATGATCTGCAAGGACATTTGATGTTTCCATGAAAGGATGCAACTGCTAAGACGTGTGAGATCCAGCCTCGTAATCGTAACTTGTAATCTGCACTACCCCTCTTCAATCTTACCCAACCCTTGTCCATTTTCTTTGACAAATATGAAGAAGAACACTGTAACAAAGTTCAAACTAAAGTGCAAACCATAAGGAACCTACTTAGGGGCAAATGATATTTATGAGATACAACAGCCTTACAGATTTTAGGTAATCGATCATATCATCCTCATTACTTAGATGCTACGCATAAAGAGGGAGTGGTAAGCTCTTGCAGATACAACTCGAACTCTGATTCAATGTTCTGGGTGGTTCAGGAATTGATCATTCACAAATACCTGAAAATGAAATTTATCATGACAACACTCACTAATTAAGACTGTACAATTTACCACCAAACTGGAAGTTGCAAGTACATAAGAAAAAGTATACAATTTTATGATTTATAAACTATGTAGCTTCACTCCTTGCATAAGACAGGTGGGGAGTTTGCATGAATAATAACAAAGCTCTGGGTTGCTGAGACCTGAGGCCCTGCACAATTCGTTGCTGTAAATGGGGGGAAGACCTCTAGAAGGCTTTGGTTACATTTAACTATAAATAATATGGGAAGACTAAGTTCATTTTTCATTGGGAAAACATAACTCTGGTACTGTTGTTGTTCGATAACCAAATAACGAGATCATCAGAAAAAGTTGGAAATCCAACAATCATACAAGCCTGAGAAACCTACTGGACAACTCAGTTGTCTAAAAGATTTCgatatatgtgtgtatgtatatatatatatatatatatagatagatatATGAACAAAATACTTGGCCAGAAGATTATTGCAATACCAGTTAGAGCTGCTCCAGAAGACAAGAGTTGAATTGAATCCTTTGGATTACCAATTTGAACTTCTACATGTCAGGTTGGTATTGAGATCGGCTATTGAAGAAGCCGGACGACATTAAAAGCCCAGTTTTAAACAGAGAAAGGAAAAGGTATTcggttttgttttttgatttttttttctttggctgaAAGGAGAAGATATAATATAGGTCGTAGAAGCATTAACCAAAAACGCTGCGTTTTGGTCATATAAAGAGCACAAATatgagtcaaaaaaaaaaaaaacaaaaaaaaaaacggatgAGAGGATTGACTCTGCTTAAAGGGAGAGACGGAGAGTGTTGCAAAGAATTGGTTTTGGGTCTCATGTTCTCTGCATGTGGTGATTGAACTTCGTCGACGAGAGAGACAGAGCACCTTTCTTCGTTTCAAAAAGGGTACTTGCTGGGTTTCTTTCAAAGATTATCTCCAAACTCAATCTAGATCTTTGTATGTGACTGGTTATGGGGTTGGGTGATGCAGAGGTTACTGAGATTGTTATGGATTTTGGAGCTTCTGGATTTACAATCAGAATGAACGCACTATCGAAACAATTTGAAGCTAGAACAGGCGAAGGAAGGTATTGCCTTTTACTCTTGCTGTGCGTTTGTTCTTCCTTTAGGCTGTTTGTACGAGCTATAGATTGCCCTCTAGGTTGCCGAATTGATTGTGATTAATCGACAGCACACTCAATGGTGTGGAAAATGTATTATGTCTTTAAAAAGGATTATTTTTTCTACAAAAATTAACAAAGCAATCTTAGGCTAAAtaacttttgcatgttcttcTTGTTTGGGCCATTGGGATTTACAATTGCATTATGATGTAATTAAGAGCAGCACATGGAAAAATAGTAGGTTCTTATTTCATTGTGGTACCAGTATAAGAAGCTTTTCTATGTCAATACTACGTCTTCTACTGCAAGGATTAATTTGATTAATTAGTGCTGAAATTCATGTGGATGAATTTcctattctttctttcttactcTATCGGATTTCAGTGTAGAGTAATGCTGGGGCTTTGATATCTAAACAGATTAATGCACTTTATTCCTTATTTCTCCTCATTATAATAACAAACTTtacacaaaagaaataaaatcatttctcaCATAGCAGTTTGTTTGATTCTTTctgaaaatatgatttatccTTATATGATTTGTACTTTGTACTCTTTCCTTTCCTCTCAGGTCATAAGTGTTTTTGGACCCACAATGGCTTCGTACTCAGAAGTTACCTTGAATGTTTGTTTGGGCAAGCAAATTACTGGTGGTCAATTGGTGTATTTTCGAGGTGTTCAATTTGAtaatcatgtgaatttggagACACTCTTAGAGGTATGCTAATCTTTAGGATCAAATTATTCATTACAGTTTTTATATGGGGGTACTTTTATGTTTGGTTTGAAGTACAAATTTGTTAAATTTGTTTATACAGGTGTTTGATCAATGGTCCGTCGTGGTATCTTGCATTCTACATATTGACAAGCCCCTTCTTGACACTGAGGACCAAAACCAAGTTTGTCTTTGCAAGCCCAGGAAAAACTGCAGAGACCCCTTTCAAGTTAGTTTCTGTCCATCTTACATTGCATGATTTGGTCAATAGGGGTTTCTAAATATGGTTGGTTAACTTGAAGTTAAAATTTGACGTGTCCTGTAGGTACATTTCTGCTGAGCATGTTCCTAGCCAATATGGAGGTTTGAGTGTGGATTATTGTGATGGCAAAATGGAATTCACGATTGCTGATCCAGTGTCTAAAGTAACCATCAAACTGGGGATGAAGAAGACTCTggaaattataatttatgaGGTTAGATTGCTTCTTCTTTGTTGTTGTATTATTATTTGATATATACTATCTATTTGCAATTATATGGTTTCTGTTTGTAGTTGCAATAATGAGGTATTTGGTTGTGTGGTGGAGTTTCACATGTATTTTGGGATCATGATAGAAATCATAGacgttttaattccagtttagAACCTCAGAGAACAGCTTAGGGAAGTTAAACTAATTGGTAAGGTAACCAGAATGTAGGTATTTATAAGATGGTAGATATTGGTGATTATCACAGAATGCTGAATGGAAAAACTACATTCACTTGATGCTTTGTACAACATAGAACAGGAGCTTCTTTATGTCTTGAGAAGCTCACATAGGAAAGGAAGCATAAAACCCTAATGCACAAGAAGTAGTAGAAACTAACACATAGATAATAGAACAACACATTGGCTTTTATGGGGTGGTATACCTAGTTGGCAAACACTAAAAAGCAGCTACAAAACAGTTGGCTACCTCCATAAACAGGTGATTTCTCTAGCTTAGCCTCACCAGCCCCAAAAGCACTGATCatcaaccttcttcttcttcatcagtaGCGGTATCATAGGGATGTGGGGGTGTCTCAAGCTCAAGTGTATCTTGCTTGAGGTAGGTCTTCCAATCTGGACTAATGGAGTCAGGAATTGCACAATATTCACAGAAGGTATTGCTGGTTGGAGTCCCAAAGCTAGATGGGGTCAGGCAAATGGGCTTGTGTAGCTTATGGGATGGACTACCAAAGTAGAAGACATGTAACCTGTTATTTTTAGGGGTCACACATTGGTCTAGGTGAAGTTCATGTGTAGGAGCTTTGATAGAAAGCTTGTTGGTTGTTTGGTTCATATTTGGAAGGTTGTCAAGCTGGCTAGTGAGTCAATTCAGTAGGTTTAAAGGAGTGAGGTAACTCACTTCTTGGGGAGGTAAATATTTCACTAGAAAGAGAACGTGGGTGAGTTGATTCAATCTCCACAGCATTCACATCAGGTTGTGTGGGAAAGAGTTCAACAAACCTAGGAAGGTAAACCTTTAGTAAAAGATTGGGGTCATTTGAAGGTGGTGGCATGATAGGATTAGAGTTAACAACCGATGGTGATTGGGGAGAGTTTGAAGGGAGAGTATTAGTCTCCTCTTCTACTGAAAATATGAGTTTTTTGCAGCATGATTTTCCTCCAGACATTGCTTGGCAAGCTTGGGTACAATAGAGAATGAACTAGTAGTGAGTAGTGGTAAATATGGACTGGGACTTGTGCTGTTTTTATAGAAGGTGAAGAGATAACCAGCAAGTTTTACTTGCTAACAATCAATATTAAATTCCAACAAGTAAGAACTGCATTGCCATACTTTGAGGTGCAATATCACTGAGTTCCCATTGCCTAGTTATTTTGATTGGATCAAATAAGTTGTCATTAGGTCTAgtcattcatatttttaattgcaAGGCACTCAAAAGACATGTTGATGATGAAGTAGTGGTGGTAGGAAGGATTATTGGTTTAGGAGATTGCTGAAACATCTTTGTATTATTACATCTTTTGCTTTatatttgattcatgattgcaTGCAATAAATGTTGGTATATATATGTGGAATCATTGATATGCTTATTTGAACTACAGAAATGATGCTAGGATTTCTCAATTGGCAAGTGTAAATGAAGGAATAATATACAAGGGAAGGTGGACTGCAAGCAAAAGCTAATTGTTTATTGAAGAACCCAGCAACTATTGTTAACAATATTTAAGGCTTTGTACCATTGTAGTCTAGGTTTACAAGCTTTTGTCTGAAATAATGATTAAAAGGTGAAAATTGCAAGGCATTATGAGAAATGATGCCATGGCTGTTTCTGTTGCAGAGGCCAAAAGTACTCCATCATTTttttgtaaattgtatattgaTATAAATGTGAAGATTTGAGTATTGGTATTAAATATATACCAATTGATTGACCCATGCTTACTGACTCATGCTTTTTTATGCTTTGATTGACCCATTCTTTCAAGAAAGAGAGTGTATGCTTTGGTGGCAGGTGTTACAAACGGAAggcattttcattatttatttaGATGTGATATATGGGCCACTGACTATTGGTGTCAAGCCCAATCGTTAACACCATTTGTGTTGAATGGTGTATCATTATTTATAAAACAAACCATTGTCTAATAGTGTCTATCATTGGTGCCCTAAGGCCCAATTTGTAGTAGTGGTTGTAATTGAATTTGTTCACCATTGTCAAGTGGAGAGCTCCCTTCACCTAATTCAACTCTTTTCATTGCCATATCTTGGAGACTGAACTAAAAGAGGGTgtctttattttttgttaaatcAGAAGACTCAGAAAGCTAAAGAGGGCATTTGTAACATATACAATcataagagaagagagaaaataattaataaattacagaGGGTGACCCCTTGCTCATTTTGTCTGTGTCCTTTAGTAGCAGCTTTCCTCACCATCAACGGACACTTTACTCCTTAAGATGACGGTTTcaattgtaaaaataaataactgCCTTCATCATTGGGTGAATGAGAAAGGTAAAAGCGAAAAAAGTCATAGATTATTCAATTCAACTACAAGTTAATTCTTGGTGTCGACTCTATCAATTTCTTACTTGGGTCCTTTTCTACAGATTCTTCATCTTCTACCTTGCattctccaaaaccaaaaagagCTATTCGAAAAGGAATCTAGGTTAAAATTTATCATGAGAAAGAGCCAAGAAAGCAAATGTTATAGGAAGAGAGAAAATTAAATGGGATGACACAAGATACCAAAGAAAAAGCAGACGTTATATGCGTGTAACAGTGAAGATGACAAAAGCTATGCATGCATATCTTCAAGGAAACATCCCAATAAATATTCAAATCTCTTATAAGGAATaatttgggaaagcattaaatcttttttttatttttccttcgaaattatttatttttcgtccactcactctaacagttTTTAAATGCTTTTCCCTGAGCTTTTCAGTTTTACATGCCCAATCTGCAAATAAGTTGAGGTTGAGCGTGCGTAGGCGTCGAGGCATAGTGTTCACCGCTTTCGACTTCCTGTAGGTTAAGTGTTTAACCTACTTGTATTATATTTTACTAATTTTAGTTCATTGTTTAGATCACTTTGATTACCGAAATGAATTGATATTCGAGATTTGAGTTTAGTCTTATATTATATTACTTGTGGAAGTTGAACTATGGAGGATTATTAAAATGTTTTTAACAtgtttgggtagtccacttttaggggaagattTGCCAAATTTTCAGTGAAAATTCttttaaggtgggccccacataGCCACTTCAGATTTCACCTCATAGTGAAATCCGGGGCAGGTCTTGTCACCCCAAGTCAATACAGTCGAAGAGGTCTGTGAAAACAAACCCGTCCGACTACAGTGTCACCGGGACGCGCCGCCGGATGGAGGGTGAAAActatagggttttttttttttctctctctctagggtTATTTCTCAAGATAAGTTTAATTATTTCAGCTGGGTTAAGCAATCTAGATGGGTCTGTACTGTTTAAGTTTTTAATTTATGAACAAGGTTCTCCCGTGCTCGACATAGCCAGGTAATACACCACAGAGGGTACAAAATCACCACAAGGGTGAGAAAAAGCTGAAAACAGcttgaggaagatgatgaacagTGGAGATGGAAGGAAAAAAGTTGAAGCCTTTGCTATTGTGGCCTCCCCCA
Coding sequences:
- the LOC112169620 gene encoding uncharacterized protein LOC112169620 translates to MSFCAMYLEDILTRRNRPSRNEDGIGRNVEGGLSIFQGGRRALGAAEEFQLNDDDWESARSCVLANCPEAKPYERRHVREAQANRGRRVTLLQSEKRAKKSFPNWFDKLVNGMHNEGDPQVTEDLLALANGPSKWCTRYKSYVSNGFRFKVRNGLEDDKRQNWGVWLQAEMSSYATANDCNHREGMVGLYSALVDIIELQYRGDRNIVLFKCDWPEVNSRGGEVKKDEYGFTLVNFNKCMRPEDPYVFASYAIQAMFVKDPTDVEWHVAIKTRPRDFFDMSSTPIDDPCSRQDLEHVTGDDDHLPIRTDVRSRKD